A region of Arabidopsis thaliana chromosome 5, partial sequence DNA encodes the following proteins:
- a CDS encoding Bifunctional inhibitor/lipid-transfer protein/seed storage 2S albumin superfamily protein (Bifunctional inhibitor/lipid-transfer protein/seed storage 2S albumin superfamily protein; FUNCTIONS IN: lipid binding; INVOLVED IN: lipid transport; LOCATED IN: endomembrane system; CONTAINS InterPro DOMAIN/s: Bifunctional inhibitor/plant lipid transfer protein/seed storage (InterPro:IPR016140), Plant lipid transfer protein/seed storage/trypsin-alpha amylase inhibitor (InterPro:IPR003612), Plant lipid transfer protein/hydrophobic protein, helical domain (InterPro:IPR013770); BEST Arabidopsis thaliana protein match is: Bifunctional inhibitor/lipid-transfer protein/seed storage 2S albumin superfamily protein (TAIR:AT5G46900.1); Has 1807 Blast hits to 1807 proteins in 277 species: Archae - 0; Bacteria - 0; Metazoa - 736; Fungi - 347; Plants - 385; Viruses - 0; Other Eukaryotes - 339 (source: NCBI BLink).) produces the protein MAYSKVALLLVFNVIFFTFVSSTSVPCPPPPPKSYHKKPATPSLKPTCKDALKLKVCANVLDVVKVSLPPTSNCCALIKGLVDLEAAVCLCTALKANVLGINLNVPISLNVVLNHCGKKVPSGFKCA, from the coding sequence ATGGCTTATTCTAAGGTTGCCCTTCTCCTCGTCTTCaatgtcatcttcttcactttcgTCAGCTCGACTTCGGTCCCTtgtccaccaccaccgcccAAGAGCTACCACAAGAAGCCCGCAACGCCATCTCTTAAACCCACTTGTAAAGACGCTCTTAAACTTAAGGTATGTGCTAACGTGTTGGATGTGGTTAAGGTTTCTCTACCACCAACGTCCAACTGTTGCGCTCTTATCAAAGGTCTAGTTGATCTTGAAGCCGCGGTCTGTCTTTGCACTGCCCTAAAGGCTAATGTTCTTGGTATCAACCTTAATGTTCCCATTTCTTTGAACGTTGTCCTAAACCATTGTGGTAAGAAGGTTCCATCTGGTTTCAAATGTGCCTAG
- a CDS encoding Bifunctional inhibitor/lipid-transfer protein/seed storage 2S albumin superfamily protein (Bifunctional inhibitor/lipid-transfer protein/seed storage 2S albumin superfamily protein; FUNCTIONS IN: lipid binding; INVOLVED IN: lipid transport; LOCATED IN: endomembrane system; CONTAINS InterPro DOMAIN/s: Bifunctional inhibitor/plant lipid transfer protein/seed storage (InterPro:IPR016140), Plant lipid transfer protein/seed storage/trypsin-alpha amylase inhibitor (InterPro:IPR003612), Plant lipid transfer protein/hydrophobic protein, helical domain (InterPro:IPR013770); BEST Arabidopsis thaliana protein match is: Bifunctional inhibitor/lipid-transfer protein/seed storage 2S albumin superfamily protein (TAIR:AT5G46890.1); Has 1807 Blast hits to 1807 proteins in 277 species: Archae - 0; Bacteria - 0; Metazoa - 736; Fungi - 347; Plants - 385; Viruses - 0; Other Eukaryotes - 339 (source: NCBI BLink).), with product MAYSKIALLLIFNVIFFTLVSSTSVPCPPPPPKSHHKKPATPSPKPTCKDALKLKVCANVLDLVKVSLPPTSNCCALIKGLVDLEAAVCLCTALKANVLGINLNVPISLNVVLNHCGKKVPSGFKCA from the coding sequence ATGGCTTATTCTAAGATTGCTCTTCTCCTCATCTTCaatgtcatcttcttcactttaGTCAGCTCGACTTCAGTCCCTtgtccaccaccaccgcccAAGAGCCACCACAAGAAACCCGCAACGCCATCTCCTAAACCCACTTGTAAAGACGCTCTTAAACTTAAGGTATGTGCTAACGTGTTGGATTTGGTTAAGGTTTCTCTGCCACCAACGTCCAACTGTTGCGCTCTTATCAAAGGTCTAGTTGATCTTGAAGCCGCGGTCTGTCTTTGCACTGCCCTAAAGGCTAATGTTCTTGGTATCAACCTTAATGTTCCCATTTCTTTGAACGTTGTCCTAAACCATTGTGGTAAGAAGGTTCCATCTGGTTTCAAATGTGCCTAG
- a CDS encoding Transcription factor jumonji (jmj) family protein / zinc finger (C5HC2 type) family protein (Transcription factor jumonji (jmj) family protein / zinc finger (C5HC2 type) family protein; FUNCTIONS IN: sequence-specific DNA binding transcription factor activity; INVOLVED IN: response to chitin, regulation of transcription; LOCATED IN: nucleus; EXPRESSED IN: 24 plant structures; EXPRESSED DURING: 14 growth stages; CONTAINS InterPro DOMAIN/s: Transcription factor jumonji/aspartyl beta-hydroxylase (InterPro:IPR003347), Zinc finger, C5HC2-type (InterPro:IPR004198), Transcription factor jumonji (InterPro:IPR013129), Transcription factor jumonji, JmjN (InterPro:IPR003349); BEST Arabidopsis thaliana protein match is: relative of early flowering 6 (TAIR:AT3G48430.1); Has 1807 Blast hits to 1807 proteins in 277 species: Archae - 0; Bacteria - 0; Metazoa - 736; Fungi - 347; Plants - 385; Viruses - 0; Other Eukaryotes - 339 (source: NCBI BLink).), which produces MAERRICLSKEAKDGLEFLKRKKLQKMRSDSVNETVGFSTMARSGGDALRPTSASCGMRLRVTSSDTVSKVHGASTVRGGLMKEKVEKLETDDLKWTERLPECPVYRPTKEEFEDPLTYLQKIFPEASKYGICKIVSPLTATVPAGAVLMKEKSNFKFTTRVQPLRLAEWDSDDKVTFFMSGRTYTFRDYEKMANKVFARRYCSGGSLPDSFLEKEFWKEIACGKTETVEYACDVDGSAFSSAPGDPLGSSKWNLNKVSRLPKSTLRLLETSIPGVTEPMLYIGMLFSMFAWHVEDHYLYSINYQHCGASKTWYGIPGSAALKFEKVVKECVYNDDILSTNGEDGAFDVLLGKTTIFPPKTLLDHNVPVYKAVQKPGEFVVTFPRAYHAGFSHGFNCGEAVNFAMGDWFPFGAIASCRYAHLNRVPLLPHEELICKEAMLLNSSSKSENLDLTPTELSGQRSIKTAFVHLIRFLHLARWSLMKSGLCTGLVSNTYGTIVCSLCKRDCYLAFINCECYSHPVCLRHDVKKLDLPCGTTHTLYLRDNIEDMEAAAMKFEKEDGVSDLITTDEDLYKYPSSITLPAAKEDGYTPYSTIYFDFYTEVEMTSHDQLQSGNPVMSYEANASCISSVADDYECSDYVNRRANCSSSSDSKLSEEVACSSSKKTRFFPVVQDEQLVADQESDGSDSECFRVKRRSSLKFENRTVVLDTRESDHHQELKRLKKSHHHEGRYSSSSSVSRQEEEEDELVISNRKETQQQSDVKMQKKRIENHFGGFKRLKVKGLIKP; this is translated from the exons ATG GCGGAAAGGAGGATCTGCTTGTCTAAAGAGGCTAAGGATGGGTTAGAATTTCTGAAACGTAAAAAGCTTCAAAAAATGAGATCAGACTCTGTCAATGAAACAGTAGGCTTCAGCACAATGGCTAGAAGTGGTGGTGATGCTTTGAGACCAACTTCAGCGTCATGTGGAATGAGATTACGGGTAACTTCTAGTGATACAGTATCTAAAGTGCATGGTGCATCTACTGTGAGAGGTGGCTTGATGAAGGAAAAAGTGGAGAAGCTTGAGACAGATGATCTAAAATGGACCGAGAGGCTTCCAGAATGTCCTGTCTACAGACCAACAAAGGAGGAGTTTGAGGATCCTCTGACTTATTTGCAGAAGATTTTCCCAGAAGCTTCAAAATatg GTATTTGCAAGATTGTATCTCCTTTGACAGCAACAGTTCCTGCTGGCGCTGTGTTGATGAAAGAGAAATCAAACTTTAAGTTCACTACCAGAGTACAACCCCTTCGACTTGCTGAGTGGGATTCTGATGATAAAGTTACATTCTTCATGAGTGGGAG GACCTATACATTTCGCGACTATGAGAAAATGGCGAACAAGGTATTTGCACGCAGATATTGCAGTGGTGGCTCTTTGCCCGACTCATTCTTGGAGAAAGAATTCTGGAAGGAAATTGCGTGTGGCAAGACTGAAACAGTTGAGTATGCGTGTGATGTAGATGGTAGCGCATTTTCATCTGCACCAGGTGACCCACTAGGAAGCAGCAAATGGAACTTGAAT AAAGTTTCAAGGCTTCCTAAGTCTACCCTGCGCCTTCTTGAAACATCCATTCCG GGAGTCACAGAACCCATGCTTTACATCGGAATGCTTTTCAGTATGTTTGCCTGGCATGTTGAGGACCATTATTTGTACAG CATTAATTACCAACATTGTGGAGCATCAAAAACTTGGTATGGGATTCCAGGTTCCGCAGctctaaaatttgaaaaggtGGTTAAAGAGTGTGTGTACAATGATGATATTCTATCAACTAATGGAGAAGATGGTGCCTTTGACGTGCTTCTGGGGAAGACAACTATATTCCCCCCAAAGACTCTGTTGGATCATAATGTGCCAGTGTATAAAGCTGTGCAAAAACCTGGAGAATTTGTTGTCACATTCCCCAGGGCTTATCATGCTGGTTTCAGCCAcg GTTTTAATTGTGGTGAGGCAGTGAACTTTGCGATGGGTGATTGGTTTCCATTTGGAGCTATTGCCAGTTGCCGGTATGCTCATCTTAACCGAGTACCGTTGCTTCCTCATGAAGAATTGATTTGTAAAGAGGCAATGCTCTTGAACTCAAGTTCCAAATCCGAGAATCTGGATCTTACACCTACAGAATTGTCAGGACAACGAAGCATCAAGACTGCATTTGTACACCTGATTCGTTTTCTTCATCTTGCTCGATGGTCTCTAATGAAGTCAGGATTATGCACAGGCCTTGTTTCGAATACATATGGAACCATAGTCTGCAGTTTGTGTAAACGGGATTGCTATTTGGCATTTATCAACTGCGAGTGTTACTCACACCCCGTTTGTCTACGTCATg ATGTTAAAAAGCTTGACCTTCCATGTGGGACAACGCATACTCTTTACTTGAGAGACAACATTGAAGACATGGAAGCTGCTGCAATGAAGTTTGAGAAGGAAGATGGAGTTTCAGATTTGATTACAACTGATGAAGATTTATATAAGTATCCATCATCGATTACACTTCCAGCTGCGAAAGAAGACGGATATACACCGTATTCCACTATATACTTTGATTTCTATACTGAGGTAGAGATGACATCTCATGACCAGTTGCAATCGGGAAATCCCGTCATGAGTTATGAGGCAAACGCTTCATGTATCTCCTCAGTTGCTGATGATTATGAATGCTCTGATTAC GTAAATAGACGAGCTAACTGTAGCAGCAGTAGTGATTCAAAGCTCTCGGAAGAAGTAGCATGCAGCAGTAGCAAAAAAACTCGGTTCTTCCCTGTGGTTCAAGATGAACAACTAGTTGCGGATCAGGAAAGTGATGGATCTGATTCCGAGTGTTTTAGAGTCAAACGCCGTTCTTCATTGAAGTTTGAGAACCGAACAGTTGTTCTAGACACAAGAGAGTCTGACCATCATCAG GAACTTAAGAGACTGAAGAAATCGCATCATCACGAAGGAAGATATAGTAGTAGCAGTAGTGTTAGTaggcaagaagaagaagaagatgagttaGTAATTTCAAACAGGAAAGAAACTCAGCAACAAAGTGACGTGAAGATGCAGAAGAAGAGGATCGAGAATCATTTTGGTGGCTTTAAACGTCTGAAAGTGAAAGGGCTAATAAAGCCGTAA
- a CDS encoding Transcription factor jumonji (jmj) family protein / zinc finger (C5HC2 type) family protein produces the protein MAERRICLSKEAKDGLEFLKRKKLQKMRSDSVNETVGFSTMARSGGDALRPTSASCGMRLRVTSSDTVSKVHGASTVRGGLMKEKVEKLETDDLKWTERLPECPVYRPTKEEFEDPLTYLQKIFPEASKYGICKIVSPLTATVPAGAVLMKEKSNFKFTTRVQPLRLAEWDSDDKVTFFMSGRTYTFRDYEKMANKVFARRYCSGGSLPDSFLEKEFWKEIACGKTETVEYACDVDGSAFSSAPGDPLGSSKWNLNKVSRLPKSTLRLLETSIPGVTEPMLYIGMLFSMFAWHVEDHYLYSINYQHCGASKTWYGIPGSAALKFEKVVKECVYNDDILSTNGEDGAFDVLLGKTTIFPPKTLLDHNVPVYKAVQKPGEFVVTFPRAYHAGFSHGFNCGEAVNFAMGDWFPFGAIASCRYAHLNRVPLLPHEELICKEAMLLNSSSKSENLDLTPTELSGQRSIKTAFVHLIRFLHLARWSLMKSGLCTGLVSNTYGTIVCSLCKRDCYLAFINCECYSHPVCLRHDVKKLDLPCGTTHTLYLRDNIEDMEAAAMKFEKEDGVSDLITTDEDLYKYPSSITLPAAKEDGYTPYSTIYFDFYTEVEMTSHDQLQSGNPVMSYEANASCISSVADDYECSDYVSFTTNL, from the exons ATG GCGGAAAGGAGGATCTGCTTGTCTAAAGAGGCTAAGGATGGGTTAGAATTTCTGAAACGTAAAAAGCTTCAAAAAATGAGATCAGACTCTGTCAATGAAACAGTAGGCTTCAGCACAATGGCTAGAAGTGGTGGTGATGCTTTGAGACCAACTTCAGCGTCATGTGGAATGAGATTACGGGTAACTTCTAGTGATACAGTATCTAAAGTGCATGGTGCATCTACTGTGAGAGGTGGCTTGATGAAGGAAAAAGTGGAGAAGCTTGAGACAGATGATCTAAAATGGACCGAGAGGCTTCCAGAATGTCCTGTCTACAGACCAACAAAGGAGGAGTTTGAGGATCCTCTGACTTATTTGCAGAAGATTTTCCCAGAAGCTTCAAAATatg GTATTTGCAAGATTGTATCTCCTTTGACAGCAACAGTTCCTGCTGGCGCTGTGTTGATGAAAGAGAAATCAAACTTTAAGTTCACTACCAGAGTACAACCCCTTCGACTTGCTGAGTGGGATTCTGATGATAAAGTTACATTCTTCATGAGTGGGAG GACCTATACATTTCGCGACTATGAGAAAATGGCGAACAAGGTATTTGCACGCAGATATTGCAGTGGTGGCTCTTTGCCCGACTCATTCTTGGAGAAAGAATTCTGGAAGGAAATTGCGTGTGGCAAGACTGAAACAGTTGAGTATGCGTGTGATGTAGATGGTAGCGCATTTTCATCTGCACCAGGTGACCCACTAGGAAGCAGCAAATGGAACTTGAAT AAAGTTTCAAGGCTTCCTAAGTCTACCCTGCGCCTTCTTGAAACATCCATTCCG GGAGTCACAGAACCCATGCTTTACATCGGAATGCTTTTCAGTATGTTTGCCTGGCATGTTGAGGACCATTATTTGTACAG CATTAATTACCAACATTGTGGAGCATCAAAAACTTGGTATGGGATTCCAGGTTCCGCAGctctaaaatttgaaaaggtGGTTAAAGAGTGTGTGTACAATGATGATATTCTATCAACTAATGGAGAAGATGGTGCCTTTGACGTGCTTCTGGGGAAGACAACTATATTCCCCCCAAAGACTCTGTTGGATCATAATGTGCCAGTGTATAAAGCTGTGCAAAAACCTGGAGAATTTGTTGTCACATTCCCCAGGGCTTATCATGCTGGTTTCAGCCAcg GTTTTAATTGTGGTGAGGCAGTGAACTTTGCGATGGGTGATTGGTTTCCATTTGGAGCTATTGCCAGTTGCCGGTATGCTCATCTTAACCGAGTACCGTTGCTTCCTCATGAAGAATTGATTTGTAAAGAGGCAATGCTCTTGAACTCAAGTTCCAAATCCGAGAATCTGGATCTTACACCTACAGAATTGTCAGGACAACGAAGCATCAAGACTGCATTTGTACACCTGATTCGTTTTCTTCATCTTGCTCGATGGTCTCTAATGAAGTCAGGATTATGCACAGGCCTTGTTTCGAATACATATGGAACCATAGTCTGCAGTTTGTGTAAACGGGATTGCTATTTGGCATTTATCAACTGCGAGTGTTACTCACACCCCGTTTGTCTACGTCATg ATGTTAAAAAGCTTGACCTTCCATGTGGGACAACGCATACTCTTTACTTGAGAGACAACATTGAAGACATGGAAGCTGCTGCAATGAAGTTTGAGAAGGAAGATGGAGTTTCAGATTTGATTACAACTGATGAAGATTTATATAAGTATCCATCATCGATTACACTTCCAGCTGCGAAAGAAGACGGATATACACCGTATTCCACTATATACTTTGATTTCTATACTGAGGTAGAGATGACATCTCATGACCAGTTGCAATCGGGAAATCCCGTCATGAGTTATGAGGCAAACGCTTCATGTATCTCCTCAGTTGCTGATGATTATGAATGCTCTGATTACGTAAGTTTTACCACGAATCTGTGA